In the Solibacillus sp. FSL K6-1523 genome, one interval contains:
- a CDS encoding LapA family protein — protein MQWVLVIGLLFAIAVAIFATVNVTEVPINYVFGEARWPLVLVIFGSVFAGVIISLCFSLFRIFSSRQQVKSIQKELDVACSIINEKKNEIVRLKKDLNKQAEISSGNEAAGDHQMDASIK, from the coding sequence ATGCAGTGGGTTTTAGTAATCGGACTTCTATTTGCTATTGCTGTAGCCATTTTTGCCACGGTCAATGTCACAGAAGTACCAATCAATTACGTGTTCGGCGAAGCAAGATGGCCGCTCGTTTTAGTCATTTTCGGTTCGGTATTCGCAGGGGTTATTATTAGCCTTTGTTTTTCACTTTTCCGTATTTTTAGTAGCCGTCAGCAAGTAAAAAGCATACAGAAAGAATTAGACGTGGCATGCTCAATTATCAATGAAAAGAAAAATGAAATTGTGCGCTTAAAAAAGGATTTAAACAAGCAAGCCGAAATCAGTTCAGGAAATGAAGCAGCAGGAGATCATCAAATGGATGCATCGATTAAATAG